The following coding sequences lie in one Silene latifolia isolate original U9 population chromosome 5, ASM4854445v1, whole genome shotgun sequence genomic window:
- the LOC141655525 gene encoding F-box/kelch-repeat protein At3g23880-like, whose protein sequence is MPSPGETTSCESNNTFMFMPLDLITQVLVRLPVKVVLRFKIVCKCWYSLVSSKEFAKLHQQHAIDNPIHNNPSLQLFMVGRPPKQGKQKSMYTLKIESSEMDKLYKATGSWIYDLANSIDKLKHKFDHPESYPIGSCNGLVCFTVGLGHKMMLCLWNPATDKYHYIKGPHLISQGLVVPLYWGFGYDPLSEDYKILVLGELMPRKPFALLFRLRDTSNTWSRVDCPSDNDMSEFMVNRTHENSKEFRSLPILVGHTLYWKTGDIVVPKKLLAYDLATDSFHIVPLPTLEPAATLDFYICKHRQCLCACWLCIVESSKYIKVWMLDGHGNDKVWKSMFKSRGVERSFYTSLPFPKLFELKEDHKYLLLDSTFKVGLALDSRGEFRHPTKGVMLTSDLLGLGKATRYVFDYTPTLACPSPQLATTIT, encoded by the coding sequence ATGCCTTCTCCAGGAGAAACAACTAGTTGCGAGTCGAATAATACATTCATGTTCATGCCCTTAGACCTCATCACACAAGTCCTTGTTCGACTACCGGTTAAGGTGGTTCTCcgtttcaaaattgtttgcaAATGTTGGTATTCTCTCGTCTCAAGCAAGGAATTCGCTAAGCTCCATCAACAACACGCCATAGATAACCCCATACATAATAATCCCTCCCTACAACTATTCATGGTGGGTAGACCACCGAAGCAAGGAAAACAAAAAAGCATGTACACACTCAAAATAGAGTCAAGTGAGATGGACAAGCTGTACAAGGCCACCGGCAGTTGGATTTATGATTTGGCCAACTCCATTGACAAGTTGAAACATAAATTTGACCACCCGGAAAGCTACCCCATTGGCTCATGCAACGGGTTGGTGTGCTTCACTGTTGGATTAGGGCATAAGATGATGCTATGCTTGTGGAACCCAGCTACTGATAAGTACCACTACATTAAAGGCCCCCATCTGATCTCCCAAGGCTTAGTAGTGCCTTTATATTGGGGTTTTGGATATGATCCCCTTTCCGAGGACTACAAGATACTCGTTTTGGGTGAGCTCATGCCTAGGAAGCCTTTTGCACTATTATTTAGGCTGAGGGATACTAGTAATACGTGGAGCCGAGTTGATTGTCCATCTGATAACGACATGAGTGAGTTCATGGTTAACAGGACCCACGAGAATTCGAAAGAATTTAGATCTCTTCCTATTCTGGTGGGTCATACGCTATACTGGAAGACGGGGGACATTGTTGTTCCTAAGAAACTTTTGGCGTACGATCTGGCTACAGACTCATTTCATATTGTACCTCTTCCAACCCTCGAGCCGGCTGCGACCTTAGATTTTTATATCTGTAAACATAGACAGTGCTTGTGCGCCTGTTGGCTGTGCATTGTCGAGTCCTCAAAATATATTAAGGTTTGGATGTTGGATGGTCATGGCAATGACAAAGTTTGGAAGTCCATGTTCAAGTCTAGAGGGGTAGAAAGGTCGTTCTACACATCACTTCCTTTTCCAAAACTCTTTGAGTTGAAGGAGGATCATAAATATTTGTTATTGGATTCGACTTTTAAAGTTGGTCTAGCTCTCGACTCAAGGGGAGAATTTCGCCATCCAACCAAAGGAGTGATGCTAACTTCAGACTTGTTGGGTCTTGGGAAGGCGACACGCTACGTCTTTGACTATACACCAACTCTAGCATGTCCGAGTCCCCAGCTTGCAACAACGATAACTTGA
- the LOC141657543 gene encoding mitochondrial import receptor subunit TOM6 homolog, with translation MFAGMFPRKPSKEEAMKQLRSHATYFGAWVLVLRVTPHLLNYFQKEELHLDL, from the coding sequence ATGTTTGCAGGAATGTTTCCTCGAAAACCAAGCAAGGAAGAAGCAATGAAGCAGCTTCGATCTCACGCAACATACTTCGGTGCTTGGGTTTTGGTGCTTCGTGTAACTCCTCATCTTCTCAATTACTTTCAGAAGGAGGAACTCCATTTGGATCTCTAA
- the LOC141657544 gene encoding FACT complex subunit SPT16-like: protein MSDKNAFQINLEIFKRRLTDLYANWRDRKSELWCDADALAVATLPASEDFRYLKSSALIIWLLGYEFPETIMVFTRKQIHFLCSSKKASLLSVVTAAARDAVGVEVVMHVKAKSEDGGAEMEAILKSVKSVRDDVVFGYLVKEVPEGNLLETWVNKVKGSGMRLCDITTGLAEVFAVKDAGELMNVKKAAFLSASVMKNHVVPKVEKVIDEEKKIAHSALMEDAEKAILDPSKAKVKLKAENVEICYPPIFQSGGQFDLRPNASSNDDILYYESCSVIICAVGSRYNSYCSNVARTFLIDANSMQSKAYEVLLKAQEAAIGELKPGNKVNAVYLAALGVVEKAAPELVGFLTKSAGTGIGLEFRESGSILNAKNEKVLKPGMVFNVNLGFQNLQTQTSNPKSQNFALLLADTVIVGERGPECATTVSSKAVKDVAYSFGEEEEELPKSKTEVVPTKAFPSKTTLRSDHGEINREELRRQHQAELARQKNEETARRLAGNDTGGRDNRSAGRSSSELVAYNNVNDLPPPRGEMMIQVDQKSEAILLPIYGSMVPFHIAMVKTISSQSDTNRNCYVRIIFNVPGTPFSPHDANSMKNQGAIFLKEVSFRSKDSRHVNEVVVQIKTLRRQVAQRESERAERATLVSQEKLQVAVNRSRPIRLSDLWIRPPFGGRGRKLPGTLEAHVNGFRYSTSRPEERADIMFANIKHAFFQPAENEMITLLHFHLHNHIMVGNKKTKDVQFYVEVMEVVQALGGGRRSAYDPDEIEEEQRERDRKNKINMNFQNFVTRVNEIWGMPQFKDFDLEFDMPLRELGFHGVPYKASAFIVPTSSCLVELIETPFLVITLSEIEIVNLERVGFGQKNFDMTIIFKDFKKDVFRIDSVPTTSLESIKEWLDTTDIKYYESRLNLHWRAILKTITDDPQKFIEDGGWEFLNMDASDSESDDSQESDKGYQPSDMEAESESEDEASDSESLVESDDDDEEEEEEEEEEDKGKSWEELEREASNADRERGAESDSEDEKRKRKMKASSFGKSRGIPSGSMPKRPKHR from the exons ATGTCTGATAAGAACGCATTCCAGATCAACTTGGAGATCTTCAAGCGCCGATTAACAGATTTATACGCGAATTGGAGGGATCGAAAATCAGAATTATGGTGCGACGCTGACGCACTCGCTGTCGCAACACTGCCGGCATCAGAAGATTTCCGCTATCTCAAATCATCGGCGCTCATCATTTGGTTATTAGGTTACGAATTCCCCGAAACAATCATGGTTTTCACCAGGAAGCAAATCCATTTTCTATGCAGTTCAAAGAAAGCGTCGTTGCTTAGCGTCGTTACGGCTGCGGCACGTGATGCTGTTGGGGTGGAAGTGGTGATGCACGTGAAGGCGAAATCCGAGGATGGAGGGGCGGAGATGGAGGCGATTTTGAAGAGCGTGAAATCGGTTAGGGACGATGTCGTTTTTGGGTATCTTGTGAAAGAGGTTCCTGAGGGGAATTTGCTTGAGACTTGGGTGAATAAGGTGAAGGGTTCGGGTATGAGGTTATGTGATATTACGACTGGTTTGGCGGAGGTTTTTGCGGTAAAGGATGCGGGGGAGCTTATGAATGTTAAGAAGGCGGCGTTTTTGTCGGCTTCTGTGATGAAGAATCATGTGGTGCCTAAGGTGGAGAAGGTTATTGATGAGGAGAAGAAGATTGCGCATTCGGCTTTGATGGAGGATGCGGAGAAAGCTATTTTGGATCCTAGTAAAGCGAAAGTGAAACTAAAGGCGGAGAATGTGGAAATTTGTTATCCTCCAATTTTTCAGAGTGGTGGGCAGTTTGATCTTCGGCCTAATGCGTCGAGTAATGATGATATTTTGTATTATGAATCGTGTAGCGTGATTATTTGTGCTGTGGGTTCGAGGTATAATAGTTATTGCTCGAATGTAGCGAGGACGTTCTTGATTGATGCTAATTCGATGCAGAGTAAGGCGTATGAGGTGCTATTGAAGGCGCAGGAGGCCGCCATTGGTGAATTGAAGCCCGGGAATAAGGTCAATGCGGTTTACTTGGCTGCATTGGGGGTTGTCGAAAAGGCTGCTCCCGAGTTGGTTGGGTTTTTGACTAAGTCTGCTGGGACTGGGATTGGATTGGAGTTTCGTGAGTCGGGTTCTATCTTGAATGCGAAGAATGAAAAGGTGTTGAAGCCGGGAATGGTGTTCAATGTTAACTTAGGGTTTCAGAATTTGCAGACTCAAACGAGTAACCCTAAGAGCCAGAACTTTGCACTGTTGTTGGCTGACACGGTTATTGTTGGGGAAAGGGGACCGGAATGTGCTACAACCGTGAGCTCTAAGGCGGTTAAGGATGTCGCTTACTCATTTGGCGAGGAAGAGGAGGAATTACCCAAG AGTAAGACTGAGGTTGTACCTACTAAAGCATTTCCCTCAAAGACCACTCTTAGATCAGATCATGGAGAGATAAACAGAGAAGAGCTTAGGAGGCAGCACCAAGCTGAATTGGCCCGTCAAAAGAATGAAGAAACTGCACGCCGTCTTGCTGGCAATGATACTGGAGGTCGAGATAATCGCTCAGCGGGAAGATCTTCATCAGAGCTGGTAGCATACAATAACGTGAATGATCTCCCGCCACCGAGGGGCGAAATGATGATCCAAGTTGATCAAAAGAGCGAGGCTATTCTACTACCTATTTATGGAAGCATGGTTCCATTCCACATTGCCATGGTTAAGACTATAAGCAGTCAGTCTGATACAAATCGCAACTGTTATGTCAGGATAATTTTCAATGTCCCCGGCACGCCGTTTAGTCCACATGATGCTAATTCTATGAAGAATCAAGGAGCTATATTTTTGAAGGAAGTATCTTTCCGCTCGAAAGACTCGCGCCATGTGAATGAAGTGGTTGTACAGATAAAGACACTCCGGCGCCAGGTGGCTCAGAGGGAGTCTGAGAGGGCCGAGAGGGCAACCTTGGTTAGCCAAGAAAAGCTACAAGTTGCTGTGAACAGGTCGAGACCAATAAGGTTGTCTGACCTCTGGATCCGTCCACCGTTTGGAGGCCGTGGAAGGAAGCTGCCTGGTACTTTAGAAGCTCATGTGAACGGGTTCCGCTATTCTACTTCTAGGCCCGAGGAGCGTGCTGATATTATGTTTGCTAACATCAAACATGCCTTTTTCCAGCCTGCAGAAAACGAGATGATTACTTTACTTCATTTTCACCTTCACAATCATATAATGGTGGGAAACAAGAAAACTAAGGATGTTCAGTTCTACGTTGAAGTGATGGAAGTTGTTCAAGCCCTCGGTGGTGGAAGAAGGTCTGCTTATGACCCAGATGAGATTGAAGAGGAGCAAAGGGAAAGGGAtagaaagaacaaaataaacaTGAATTTCCAGAATTTTGTCACCAGGGTGAATGAAATATGGGGAATGCCACAGTTTAAGGATTTTGATCTGGAGTTTGATATGCCTCTAAGGGAGCTTGGCTTCCATGGCGTGCCTTACAAAGCTTCAGCTTTCATCGTTCCCACGTCAAGCTGTCTGGTCGAGTTAATTGAGACTCCCTTCCTTGTGATTACCTTGAGCGAGATTGAGATTGTGAACCTCGAGCGAGTTGGCTTTGGACAGAAGAATTTTGATATGACCATCATATTCAAGGATTTCAAGAAAGACGTATTCCGAATTGATTCAGTACCCACTACTTCTTTGGAGAGCATCAAAGAGTGGCTTGATACCACAGATATTAAGTACTACGAGAGTAGATTGAATCTCCACTGGCGGGCCATCCTGAAAACCATCACTGATGACCCACAAAAGTTCATTGAGGATGGAGGATGGGAATTTTTGAACATGGATGCTAGTGATTCTGAAAGTGATGATTCACAGGAGTCGGATAAAGGTTACCAGCCATCAGACATGGAAGCCGAGTCAGAGTCGGAAGATGAGGCCTCGGACAGCGAGTCCCTGGTGGAgtcggatgatgatgacgaggaagaggaagaagaggaggaagaagaagacaAGGGTAAGAGTTGGGAAGAGCTTGAGAGAGAAGCAAGCAACGCTGACAGAGAGAGAGGAGCTGAATCTGACAGCGAGGATGAGAAGCGGAAAAGGAAGATGAAGGCGAGTTCGTTTGGTAAATCTCGTGGTATACCGAGTGGCAGCATGCCCAAGCGCCCCAAGCATCGGTAG